AATGAAGGGGCACGACCTGGTTTTTCACATGGCTGCCAATTCGGACATCTCTCAAGGAGCCAAACAAACCGATGTCGATCTTAAGAACGGCACGTTTGCGACCTATAATGTTTTAGAAGCGATGAGATTAAATCAAGTCAAAAACCTTGTCTTCGCATCGAGCTCTGCGATTTACGGCGAGGCTGATGTGATGCCAACCCCCGAAAATTACGGGCCACTGATGCCAATTTCTTTGTATGGCGCGAGTAAATTGGCATGTGAAGCCCTGTGCACCGCGTTTGCTCACAATTTTAACATAAATATTTGGATGTACAGATTTGCCAATATTGTCGGATCTCACTCCACGCATGGAGTTATTTACGACTTTGTTGATAAACTTAAGAAAGACTCAAAGAGTCTCCATGTTCTTGGTGATGGAAGCCAAAGAAAATCTTATTTGCACGTTTCTGACTGCGTTGACGGAATGCTTTACGGTTACAAAAACCTCAAAAACGAGTGCGAAGTTCTAAACCTTGCTAGTCGGGGCGTTACGAACGTGAAGTTCATCGCCGAAGAGGTGGTTCGGCAAATGGCGGCACGAAGCGGCAACAAAGCAGAACTACATTACGGCGAAGGCCAAAGAGGGTGGCGAGGCGATGTGCCTTACACCCATTTAGAAGGTGCGAAGTTTGAAAAACTAGGTTGGTCAGCAAAAATGACAAGCGACGAAGCCGTAGTTTTAGCTGTTCAAGAAATTATTTCAGAAAAGATGGGCTAAGGTTTCTTGACCACGAAAGTAGGGGCAAAAAATATGGCAAAGCTTAACCTCAGTGATTTTAACTACTTTGGTTTGTTGGTTTGTGTAGTTTTTTCGGTTTAACTGTTTTGGAGTAATTGTTTTAGAGCGAAACTTTAGAATGCGAACAAAGGGCTGCCGAAATGTCAGATTCTCCTTCAACGAATACCCAAGTCGTGATTCTTGCCGGGGGCCTCGGTACGCGTCTACGCCCCATTACTGAGAAAATTCCTAAGCCCCTGGTAGAAGTGGCGGGTCGACCCTATTTAGAGTGGCAGCTGCTAGATCTTAAGAAACAAGGATTCCGACGGATTCTGCTTTTGGTTTCTCATCTTGGGGAAATGATCAAAGCCACCTTTGGCGATGGCTCGTCGCTTGGTATGAAAATCGATTATTGCTTTGAGGAAACTCCCCTTGGCACCGGCGGTGCAATCAAAAATGCGTTAAAGCAACTCGACCCACACTTTTTGCTATTGAACGGAGATAGCTTTTTGCCGCTAGATTTTAAAAAATTTGCGACTTTTGCCGAAACTGGCGGATTTGAGGCCTGCTTGTGTGCCTACGACAATCGCACTCCGACTAACGTCCCCGAGAATTTGAATGTCACAGGCGGCACTGTTAGTGCCTATGCGAAGGGAGCGGGCCGCCAGGGAGGAATGAATCATGTTGATGCAGGCGCCTATTACCTCAGCAAGACAATTTTTGAAAAGATTCGAAAGAGTGAGTTTCAACTTGAAGATTTGTGGCCCGAATTGATTGCCAAAAAACACCTAGGCGCTTACATAGTAAACGAGCGGTTCTACGATATTGGGACTCTAGAAAGACTTCAGGATTTTTCACGATTTCTTTCTGATCCTACTTTAGAGTAGGCGGATTAGTTATCAGGAGTACTTAATGATTATTTCAAGAACGCCTTTTCGGATCAGTTTTTTTGGCGGCGGCACAGACTTACCCTCTTTTTATAAAGACGAAGAAGGCGAAGTGCTTTCGGTCACAGTCAACAAATACATGTACATCACGGTGAACGACCGATTTGACGCAAGCTACAGGCTCTCTTATAGCAAAACAGAGATTCGCGAGAAAGTTTCAGACATTGACCACCCGATTCTCAAAATAGCTCTTACAAAGTACGGCCCTCTAGCCCAAAATCTTAATGGCGGGCGAGGGCTTGAGATTCTTTCTATGGCGGATATTCCCTCGGGCACGGGTCTTGGTAGCTCTTCGAGTTTCACGGTCGGACTTTTACATGCGTTAAAAGCGCACATAGGTGTTTTTCAATCGGCAGAACAGCTTGCACACGAAGCTTCTCATATCGAAATTGAAGAGCTTGAGGAGCCCATCGGCAAGCAAGATCAATACGCAGCTGCATACGGCGGTCTCCAATCTTTTAAGTTTAAGCCCGATGGAGCGGTTGCGGCAGATCCAGTGGTCTGTTCCGCCAATACTTTTTCTGAGCTCGAGAGTTCAATTCTCTTATTTTACACAGGAATGCACAGGCCTGCTTCGCAAATACTTACAGAACAAAAAGCAAACACGGAAAGCAAGCGCGAAACTTTAAGAAAAATGAAAGTCATGGCAGAGCAGGCTCGCACGCTTTTATCGGATGGTCGTTCTATCTCTGATTTTGGGGCATTGCTCGATGAAGGGTGGCGTCTTAAGAAAACCTTGGCAAGCGGCGTGAGCTTACCGCTGATCGACTCATGGTACGCGTCCGCCTTAAAAGCAGGAGCCTGGGGCGGCAAACTTCTTGGCGCCGGGGGCGGAGGTTTCTTAATGCTTTTATGCCCGCAAGAGAGACAAGAACAAGTGAAACAAGCGCTCGGAGAACTCAAGCAGGTGCCTGTCTCTTTTGATCGCTGGGGCAGCAAAATCATCTTTGTAGGGTGACTTGATTGTTGGCGGGAGGTAAGATTTCCTGTAGGGTGGCGCCAGTATGGTAAGTGTAAAAGAATTCACAGAATCGTATTTAAAAGAAGTACTTCCTCTTTTTAAAGAGTATGAGACTGAGGTATTTCAAAACGCAATGAAGTGTTTGGTAGAGGCCTATCAACGCGACTCAACTATCTACATCTGCGGTAACGGCGGTTCAGCCGGCACAAGTAACCATATGGTGAACGATCTTAGCAAAGGCAGCGTCGTTGAGGGCAAAAACCGACTTCGCGTTTTGGGCCTTGCAGACAACATGAGCCTTTTAACCGCATACGCTAACGACTGTGGCTATGAAACAATTTTTGAAGAGCAGCTAAAAAGTTT
The sequence above is a segment of the Bdellovibrionales bacterium CG10_big_fil_rev_8_21_14_0_10_45_34 genome. Coding sequences within it:
- a CDS encoding UDP-glucose 4-epimerase; its protein translation is MKVLVTGGAGFIGSHLCEKLLNEGHKVTAYDNLLLGRREFLSQCERSENFQFLQEDLLNLDILVSVMKGHDLVFHMAANSDISQGAKQTDVDLKNGTFATYNVLEAMRLNQVKNLVFASSSAIYGEADVMPTPENYGPLMPISLYGASKLACEALCTAFAHNFNINIWMYRFANIVGSHSTHGVIYDFVDKLKKDSKSLHVLGDGSQRKSYLHVSDCVDGMLYGYKNLKNECEVLNLASRGVTNVKFIAEEVVRQMAARSGNKAELHYGEGQRGWRGDVPYTHLEGAKFEKLGWSAKMTSDEAVVLAVQEIISEKMG
- a CDS encoding GHMP kinase; the protein is MIISRTPFRISFFGGGTDLPSFYKDEEGEVLSVTVNKYMYITVNDRFDASYRLSYSKTEIREKVSDIDHPILKIALTKYGPLAQNLNGGRGLEILSMADIPSGTGLGSSSSFTVGLLHALKAHIGVFQSAEQLAHEASHIEIEELEEPIGKQDQYAAAYGGLQSFKFKPDGAVAADPVVCSANTFSELESSILLFYTGMHRPASQILTEQKANTESKRETLRKMKVMAEQARTLLSDGRSISDFGALLDEGWRLKKTLASGVSLPLIDSWYASALKAGAWGGKLLGAGGGGFLMLLCPQERQEQVKQALGELKQVPVSFDRWGSKIIFVG